One region of Catenuloplanes indicus genomic DNA includes:
- a CDS encoding NUDIX hydrolase codes for MNLRHSTALRAVAYGTFYRLPLVLRRRIVRAVVPKYVVGSVVFVHDSEAPAPGRLLLLRQPPGVSWTLPAGLLQRREAPIDGALRELHEETGLKLSRADLVPATPNAIVHAKGWVDMCYHAFVPASTAPVRADGAEVLELRWFALDDLPKLSPATGRLLGMFGIGPAAAPGAVPAIPARG; via the coding sequence GTGAATCTCCGCCACTCCACCGCGCTCCGTGCCGTCGCCTACGGCACGTTCTACCGGCTGCCGCTGGTCCTCCGACGCCGCATCGTGCGCGCGGTCGTGCCGAAGTACGTCGTCGGTTCCGTGGTGTTCGTGCACGACTCCGAGGCGCCCGCACCCGGCCGCCTGCTGCTGCTCCGCCAGCCCCCAGGCGTGAGCTGGACGCTGCCGGCCGGCCTGTTGCAGCGGAGGGAGGCGCCGATCGACGGCGCGCTGCGCGAGCTGCACGAGGAGACCGGCCTGAAGCTCTCCCGTGCCGACCTGGTCCCGGCCACGCCGAACGCGATCGTGCACGCGAAGGGCTGGGTGGACATGTGCTACCACGCGTTCGTGCCCGCCTCGACCGCGCCGGTGCGCGCGGACGGCGCGGAGGTGCTGGAACTGCGCTGGTTCGCGCTGGACGACCTGCCGAAGCTCTCCCCCGCGACCGGCCGGCTGCTCGGCATGTTCGGCATCGGCCCGGCCGCCGCGCCCGGCGCGGTCCCGGCGATCCCGGCCCGCGGATGA
- a CDS encoding NTP transferase domain-containing protein: MSDIAAVILAAGEGQRLRPLTLNVPKALCPVGNVPLLDRALARVDALGLPAAVNAAYLGEAVARHAEGRAHVSVEPDGPLGTGGGLARLRSWVDGRGVLLGNADAYLHDPVLGPGPDIAALIDGWDGTSVRMLGRPAASGKGEFGDYDFAGFSLIPWRFVASLPDEKHEVVRSVWRPAEREGALTVVPYAGTYLDTGTPSLYLAANLHAAGGASLVAPDATVRGTVERAVVGAGARIDGDVRDAVVWPGGRVHAGETLTSAIRVGDDLTVPASMS, encoded by the coding sequence ATGAGCGACATAGCCGCGGTCATCCTGGCCGCCGGAGAGGGACAGCGCCTGCGCCCGCTGACGCTGAACGTGCCGAAGGCGCTCTGCCCGGTCGGCAACGTCCCGCTGCTGGACCGTGCGCTGGCCCGGGTGGACGCGCTCGGCCTGCCGGCCGCCGTGAACGCCGCATACCTGGGCGAGGCGGTGGCCCGGCACGCGGAGGGCCGCGCACACGTCTCGGTGGAGCCGGACGGCCCGCTCGGCACCGGCGGCGGCCTGGCCCGGCTGCGGTCCTGGGTGGACGGCCGTGGCGTGCTGCTCGGCAACGCGGACGCGTACCTGCACGATCCGGTGCTGGGCCCGGGGCCGGACATCGCCGCGCTGATCGACGGCTGGGACGGCACGTCCGTGCGCATGCTGGGCCGCCCGGCCGCGTCCGGCAAGGGCGAGTTCGGGGACTACGACTTCGCCGGCTTCTCGCTGATCCCGTGGCGGTTCGTGGCGTCGCTGCCGGACGAGAAGCACGAGGTGGTGCGCTCGGTGTGGCGCCCGGCCGAGCGAGAGGGCGCGCTCACCGTGGTGCCCTACGCCGGAACGTACCTGGACACCGGTACGCCGTCGCTCTACCTGGCCGCGAACCTGCACGCGGCCGGCGGCGCGAGCCTCGTCGCACCGGACGCGACCGTGCGCGGCACGGTGGAACGCGCGGTCGTCGGCGCCGGCGCGCGCATCGACGGCGATGTCCGCGACGCCGTGGTCTGGCCGGGCGGGCGGGTGCACGCCGGTGAGACGCTGACGTCCGCGATCCGGGTCGGCGACGACCTCACCGTCCCGGCTAGCATGAGCTGA
- a CDS encoding Lrp/AsnC family transcriptional regulator, protein MITAIVLIDCATDSIPEVAETLAALPGVSEVYSTAGHVDLIAIIRVRQFEQIAEVIAGGISKVPGVLNTESHIAFRAYSQHDLEEAFAIGLPETD, encoded by the coding sequence GTGATCACCGCGATCGTCCTCATCGACTGTGCCACCGACTCGATCCCGGAGGTGGCCGAGACGCTGGCCGCGCTGCCGGGCGTCAGCGAGGTCTACTCCACCGCCGGCCACGTCGACCTGATCGCGATCATCCGCGTCCGGCAGTTCGAGCAGATCGCCGAGGTGATCGCGGGCGGCATCTCCAAGGTCCCCGGCGTGCTCAACACGGAGTCGCACATCGCCTTCCGGGCCTACTCCCAGCACGACCTCGAGGAGGCGTTCGCGATCGGCCTGCCGGAGACGGACTGA
- a CDS encoding alpha/beta hydrolase: protein MALSLVTAVTASLLAAPAGVAAPVSRVAWADCPDDVGAVTAPVVLECGTVPVPLDYRDPEGTQIEIMVSRLASTAPAKRHGILLTNPGGPGGSGLSMPADLANLGIPSSLLDMYDIIGMDPRGVGHSAPVHCGITADLGYLSNIPPYAVDEAAVDAHAAVARSVAERCAANDPDGRMAHMTTANTSRDLDSIRAALGETKASFFGLSYGTALGAAYASMFPHTTDRIIIDSNLGTTAIDRDALRRFGLGMEQTFPDFATWAAARHGAYGIGRTAAEVRRNYVTLAERLDATPVDGFSGWMFRAVIFGTLYTEARYAAAAQLWQALQNADEAAVTRLAATAAEPIPSDNFFSAFLAVTCNDTDWAEDVATYRRAVAQDRKRYPLFGAASANITPCAFWPYEQSEPTVKINRNGPRNVLVIQNERDPATPLRGGEMIRSDFGKRSSLLTVDGSGHGVYVYGDNACALTVATEYLISGVLPRDTHCGAGARALDARSQQRRADTLDRLSYPLSSPR from the coding sequence GTGGCCCTGTCGCTCGTCACCGCGGTGACCGCGTCGCTGCTGGCGGCGCCGGCCGGGGTGGCGGCGCCCGTGTCCCGGGTGGCGTGGGCGGACTGCCCGGACGACGTGGGCGCGGTGACCGCGCCGGTCGTGCTGGAGTGCGGGACCGTGCCGGTGCCGCTGGACTACCGCGACCCCGAGGGCACCCAGATCGAGATCATGGTGTCCCGCCTGGCCAGCACGGCCCCGGCGAAGCGGCACGGCATCCTGCTGACCAATCCGGGCGGTCCGGGCGGCTCCGGGCTGTCCATGCCGGCGGACCTGGCCAACCTGGGCATCCCGTCGTCGCTGCTGGACATGTACGACATCATCGGCATGGATCCGCGTGGCGTCGGCCATTCCGCACCGGTGCACTGCGGGATCACGGCGGACCTGGGCTACCTGTCGAACATCCCGCCGTACGCGGTGGACGAGGCCGCGGTCGACGCACACGCCGCGGTTGCGCGGTCGGTCGCGGAGCGGTGCGCGGCCAACGACCCGGACGGCCGGATGGCGCACATGACCACCGCGAACACGTCACGCGACCTGGACTCGATCCGGGCCGCGCTCGGCGAGACCAAGGCCAGCTTCTTCGGCCTGTCCTACGGCACCGCACTGGGCGCGGCGTACGCATCGATGTTCCCGCACACCACGGACCGGATCATCATCGACAGCAACCTCGGCACCACCGCGATCGACCGGGACGCGCTCCGGCGGTTCGGCCTGGGCATGGAGCAGACATTCCCGGACTTCGCGACCTGGGCGGCGGCGCGGCACGGCGCCTACGGCATCGGGCGGACCGCGGCGGAGGTGCGGCGGAACTACGTCACGCTGGCGGAGCGGCTCGACGCGACACCGGTGGACGGCTTCAGCGGCTGGATGTTCCGGGCGGTCATCTTCGGCACGCTCTACACCGAGGCCCGCTACGCGGCGGCCGCTCAGCTGTGGCAGGCGCTGCAGAACGCGGACGAGGCCGCGGTCACCCGGCTGGCGGCCACCGCCGCGGAACCGATCCCGAGCGACAACTTCTTCTCCGCGTTCCTGGCCGTGACCTGCAACGACACCGACTGGGCCGAGGATGTGGCGACGTACCGGCGGGCGGTGGCGCAGGACCGGAAGCGGTACCCGCTGTTCGGCGCCGCGTCCGCCAACATCACGCCGTGCGCGTTCTGGCCGTACGAGCAGTCCGAGCCGACCGTGAAGATCAACCGTAACGGCCCGCGCAACGTGCTGGTCATTCAGAACGAGCGTGACCCGGCCACGCCGCTCCGGGGCGGCGAGATGATCCGGTCCGACTTCGGCAAGCGCTCGTCGCTGCTGACCGTGGACGGCAGCGGCCACGGCGTCTACGTCTACGGCGACAACGCCTGCGCGCTGACCGTGGCCACCGAGTACCTGATCAGCGGTGTTCTGCCCCGGGACACGCACTGCGGTGCCGGTGCGCGGGCGCTGGACGCGCGGTCGCAGCAGCGCCGGGCGGACACGCTCGACCGGCTGTCCTACCCGCTCTCTTCCCCGCGCTGA
- the qcrB gene encoding cytochrome bc1 complex cytochrome b subunit, whose product MKRRKLDLGAVPGNVARGADERLQASTPLRGLLNKVFPDHWSFLLGEIALFSFVVLLLTGVFLTLFFDPSMREVVYNGSYPGLRGQMMSAAYASSLDISFDVRGGLIMRQMHHWAALMFMAAIVIHMFRVFFTGAFRKPRETNWVIGVTLFLLGFFAGFTGYSLPDDGLSGTGLRIASAIMLSFPVIGSWLSSSVFGGEFPGMLIIPRFFIAHVLIIPALLLGLIAAHLGLVFAQKHTQWPGPGRTNENVVGERMFPRYAMKQGGFFMAVFGVIAFMAGAFQINPIWLFGPYRASEVSSASQPDWYVMFMDGLVRLMPDWDIFIPLKIGGGEGYVIPPMFWPAGVLLGVLIVLPMLYPAIEARLTGDKRIHNLLERPRDNPHRTALGMMAVSFYIIATISGGNDVVADKFHISLNAMTWVGRIGLLIVPPIAYWVTYRICLGLQQHDREVLAHGVETGIIKRLPDGRFVEVHQPLAAPDEHGHTHLEYTGWVVPKKMNRVGALGPAIKGFFFPIEKPVEAPVSPGHPPVDPAAKREEVGSSH is encoded by the coding sequence ATGAAACGCCGGAAGCTTGACCTCGGCGCCGTGCCCGGCAACGTGGCACGCGGTGCCGATGAGCGCCTGCAGGCCTCCACGCCTCTGCGCGGCCTGCTGAACAAGGTCTTCCCGGACCACTGGTCGTTCCTGCTGGGCGAGATCGCGCTGTTCTCGTTCGTCGTCCTGCTGCTGACCGGCGTGTTCCTGACCCTCTTCTTCGACCCGTCGATGCGCGAGGTCGTCTACAACGGCTCCTACCCGGGCCTGCGCGGGCAGATGATGTCCGCGGCGTACGCGTCGTCGCTGGACATCTCGTTCGACGTCCGCGGTGGCCTGATCATGCGGCAGATGCACCACTGGGCCGCGCTCATGTTCATGGCCGCGATCGTCATCCACATGTTCCGGGTGTTCTTCACCGGTGCGTTCCGCAAGCCGCGCGAGACCAACTGGGTCATCGGCGTGACGCTGTTCCTCCTGGGCTTCTTCGCCGGCTTCACCGGCTACTCGCTCCCGGACGACGGCCTCTCCGGCACCGGTCTCCGCATCGCCTCGGCGATCATGCTGTCCTTCCCGGTCATCGGCTCGTGGCTGTCCAGCTCCGTGTTCGGCGGCGAGTTCCCGGGCATGCTGATCATCCCGCGGTTCTTCATCGCGCACGTGCTGATCATCCCGGCGCTGCTGCTCGGCCTGATCGCCGCGCACCTCGGCCTGGTCTTCGCGCAGAAGCACACGCAGTGGCCGGGCCCGGGCCGGACCAACGAGAACGTGGTCGGCGAGCGGATGTTCCCGCGCTACGCGATGAAGCAGGGCGGCTTCTTCATGGCCGTCTTCGGTGTCATCGCGTTCATGGCCGGTGCCTTCCAGATCAACCCGATCTGGCTGTTCGGGCCGTACCGGGCGTCCGAGGTCTCCTCGGCCTCCCAGCCGGACTGGTACGTCATGTTCATGGACGGCCTGGTCCGCCTGATGCCGGACTGGGACATCTTCATCCCGCTGAAGATCGGCGGTGGTGAGGGCTACGTCATCCCGCCGATGTTCTGGCCGGCCGGTGTGCTGCTCGGCGTGCTGATCGTGCTGCCGATGCTGTACCCGGCGATCGAGGCGCGGCTGACCGGCGACAAGCGCATCCACAATCTGCTGGAGCGCCCGCGCGACAACCCGCACCGCACCGCGCTCGGCATGATGGCGGTCTCGTTCTACATCATCGCCACCATCTCCGGCGGCAACGACGTGGTGGCGGACAAGTTCCACATCAGCCTGAACGCGATGACCTGGGTGGGCCGCATCGGTCTGCTGATCGTCCCGCCGATCGCGTACTGGGTGACGTACCGCATCTGCCTGGGCCTCCAGCAGCACGACCGCGAGGTGCTGGCGCACGGTGTCGAGACCGGCATCATCAAGCGCCTGCCGGACGGCCGGTTCGTCGAGGTGCACCAGCCGCTGGCGGCGCCGGACGAGCACGGCCACACCCACCTGGAGTACACGGGCTGGGTCGTGCCGAAGAAGATGAACCGGGTCGGCGCGCTCGGGCCGGCGATCAAGGGCTTCTTCTTCCCGATCGAGAAGCCGGTCGAGGCCCCGGTCTCGCCCGGTCACCCGCCGGTCGACCCCGCCGCCAAGCGCGAGGAAGTCGGCAGCAGCCACTGA
- the qcrA gene encoding cytochrome bc1 complex Rieske iron-sulfur subunit gives MSTKTPSTEAVDINDPKLSRFEIIREGARRDDIEIVHYEPQFPPGSKAEKRMVRIVATFFLITGVASLAFLGVFIFWPWEYEHGAYTLSKFYTPLLGVTLGIALLGIGFGILTWAKKLLPHEISVQDRHVGTDPESQKLTGETALYMLDELGLKRRPLLKGAIGLGLAPVAVVAAAPLIGGLIKDPHGEERQSMYKTGFNPVYNDGNLVRLVQLDGSPVRPEDVSAGGQITVFPGIAHGNTNEWADSPTLLIHLREDDARKAAAAADADEINRGAYYGNYVAFTKICSHAGCPASLYEQQTNRLLCPCHQSQFLIIDNARPVFGPAHKRLAMLPIDVDSEGFFVAKSDYKETVGPDFWERP, from the coding sequence GTGAGCACTAAGACTCCGTCCACGGAAGCGGTGGACATCAACGACCCGAAGCTCTCCCGCTTCGAGATCATCCGAGAGGGTGCACGGCGGGACGACATCGAGATCGTGCACTACGAGCCGCAGTTTCCGCCCGGCAGCAAGGCCGAGAAGCGGATGGTCCGGATCGTCGCCACGTTCTTCCTGATCACCGGTGTCGCCTCGCTCGCGTTCCTCGGCGTCTTCATCTTCTGGCCCTGGGAGTACGAGCACGGCGCGTACACGCTGAGCAAGTTCTACACGCCGCTGCTCGGCGTCACGCTCGGCATCGCACTGCTCGGCATCGGCTTCGGCATCCTGACCTGGGCCAAGAAGCTGCTCCCGCACGAGATCTCGGTGCAGGACCGGCACGTCGGCACGGACCCGGAGTCGCAGAAGCTGACCGGCGAGACCGCGCTCTACATGCTCGACGAGCTGGGTCTCAAGCGCCGCCCGCTGCTGAAGGGCGCGATCGGGCTCGGTCTCGCACCGGTCGCCGTGGTCGCGGCCGCGCCGCTGATCGGCGGCCTGATCAAGGACCCGCACGGCGAGGAGCGCCAGTCGATGTACAAGACCGGGTTCAACCCGGTCTACAACGACGGCAACCTGGTCCGGCTGGTCCAGCTGGACGGCTCGCCGGTCCGCCCGGAGGACGTCAGCGCCGGCGGTCAGATCACGGTCTTCCCGGGCATCGCGCACGGCAACACGAACGAGTGGGCCGACTCGCCCACGCTGCTGATCCACCTGCGTGAGGACGACGCGCGGAAGGCGGCGGCCGCGGCCGACGCCGACGAGATCAACCGTGGTGCGTACTACGGGAACTATGTCGCTTTTACCAAGATCTGTTCGCACGCCGGCTGCCCTGCCAGCCTCTACGAGCAGCAGACAAATCGGCTGCTGTGCCCCTGCCACCAGTCGCAGTTCCTTATCATTGACAACGCCCGGCCAGTGTTCGGCCCCGCGCACAAGCGGCTCGCGATGCTGCCGATCGACGTCGACAGCGAGGGCTTCTTCGTGGCGAAGTCGGACTACAAGGAGACCGTCGGGCCGGACTTCTGGGAGCGGCCATGA
- the qcrC gene encoding cytochrome bc1 complex diheme cytochrome c subunit, with product MTSDSPARRAGRGGGFRSRWRRGRNSPPSKLRRRAGAAVRMVAALMLAGGVYTLLAPSAQAQEDVALSTAAAQGKEIFDNSCITCHGRNAQGIEGRGPSLIGVGSASVEFQVETGRMPMVRQEAQAEEKMPQFNDEQAQQLAQYIQELGGGPEIPDGPLTHDIDADPDALSRGGELFRLNCTSCHGFGGGGGALSSGKFAPALTDVSERHIYAAMLSGPQNMPVFGDNQLTPDEKRDIITYITGQLQDGGDPGGFNLGRFGPITEGLAIFLVGITALVFTCLWIAGKS from the coding sequence ATGACTTCTGATTCCCCCGCCCGGCGTGCGGGCCGCGGCGGCGGCTTCCGCTCGCGGTGGCGCCGTGGGCGTAACTCGCCGCCGAGCAAGCTCCGGCGCCGCGCCGGTGCCGCGGTGCGGATGGTCGCCGCGCTGATGCTGGCCGGAGGCGTGTACACGCTTCTCGCGCCGAGCGCCCAGGCGCAGGAGGACGTCGCGCTCTCCACCGCGGCTGCGCAGGGCAAGGAGATCTTCGACAACAGCTGCATCACCTGCCACGGCCGCAACGCCCAGGGCATCGAGGGCCGCGGCCCGAGCCTGATCGGCGTCGGCTCCGCCTCCGTCGAGTTCCAGGTGGAGACCGGGCGCATGCCCATGGTCCGCCAGGAGGCGCAGGCCGAGGAGAAGATGCCGCAGTTCAACGACGAGCAGGCGCAGCAGCTCGCGCAGTACATCCAGGAGCTCGGCGGCGGTCCGGAGATCCCGGACGGCCCGCTGACCCACGACATCGACGCGGACCCGGACGCGCTCTCCCGCGGTGGCGAGCTGTTCCGGCTCAACTGCACCTCCTGCCACGGCTTCGGCGGCGGTGGCGGAGCGCTCTCGTCCGGCAAGTTCGCGCCGGCGCTCACCGACGTCAGTGAGCGGCACATCTACGCGGCCATGCTCTCCGGCCCGCAGAACATGCCGGTCTTCGGTGACAACCAGCTGACGCCGGACGAGAAGCGGGACATCATCACCTACATCACCGGCCAGCTGCAGGACGGCGGCGACCCGGGCGGCTTCAACCTCGGCCGCTTCGGCCCGATCACCGAGGGGCTGGCCATCTTCCTGGTCGGCATCACGGCGCTGGTCTTCACGTGCCTCTGGATTGCGGGTAAGTCGTGA
- the ctaE gene encoding aa3-type cytochrome oxidase subunit III, whose product MTAAAIDKSRIHSLTRPNMVSVGTIVWLSSELMFFAALFAMYFSIRAAAPEQWEHHTAELNIPYATTFTVILVLSSITCQMGVFAAERGDVHSLRRWFTITFVMGLVFVLGQVNEYITLVGHGIKINADGYGSMFYLTTGFHGLHVTGGLIAFIIFMIRTTMGRFTPAQATAAIVVSYYWHFVDVVWIALFGMIYWIQ is encoded by the coding sequence GTGACTGCGGCAGCCATTGACAAGAGCCGGATCCATTCGCTGACCCGACCCAACATGGTCAGCGTCGGCACGATCGTGTGGCTCTCCAGCGAACTGATGTTCTTCGCGGCCCTCTTCGCGATGTACTTCTCCATCCGGGCCGCGGCGCCCGAGCAGTGGGAACACCACACCGCGGAGCTGAACATCCCGTACGCGACGACGTTCACCGTGATCCTGGTCCTGTCGTCGATCACGTGCCAGATGGGCGTGTTCGCGGCGGAGCGGGGCGACGTGCACTCGCTGCGGCGCTGGTTCACCATTACCTTTGTGATGGGCCTGGTCTTCGTGCTCGGCCAGGTGAACGAGTACATCACGCTCGTCGGCCACGGCATCAAGATCAACGCTGACGGGTACGGCTCGATGTTCTACCTGACCACGGGCTTCCACGGCCTGCACGTCACCGGCGGTCTGATCGCGTTCATCATCTTCATGATCCGCACCACCATGGGCCGCTTCACCCCCGCGCAGGCCACCGCCGCGATCGTCGTGTCCTACTACTGGCACTTCGTCGACGTCGTGTGGATCGCCCTGTTCGGGATGATCTACTGGATCCAGTAG
- a CDS encoding cytochrome c oxidase assembly protein — MEPLTGSKFFTEASVDSWLAAGLVVGAALYLYGVYRLRLRGDHWPALRTFCFLVLGFGSVAVVTLSGLHAYDTSVISVHMIQHMVLSMVAPIFLALGAPVTLALRVLPKRPKATLLSVLHSRFARVVTHPLYAYAIFVINPFVLYFTGLYRVSLENSFVHELVHLHFLATGCLFFWPLLGLDPLPNRWPYPGRALLMLLSVPFHTVLGLTIMQSTTLLGGDWYPNRGLTWIDPYTDQKTAGGILWAGGEIVSVTMLGVLILQWIRQQEREARRVDRQLDREEAAAARAGQDQDQEPAEGTGEIRRAGASPSGG; from the coding sequence GTGGAGCCGCTGACCGGGAGCAAGTTCTTCACCGAGGCCAGCGTGGACAGCTGGCTCGCCGCGGGCCTGGTCGTGGGCGCGGCGCTCTACCTCTACGGCGTGTACCGGCTGCGCCTGCGCGGCGACCACTGGCCGGCGCTGCGTACGTTCTGCTTCCTCGTGCTCGGCTTCGGCTCGGTCGCGGTGGTGACGCTGAGCGGCCTGCACGCGTACGACACCTCGGTCATCTCGGTCCACATGATTCAGCACATGGTGCTGTCGATGGTGGCGCCGATCTTCCTGGCGCTGGGCGCGCCGGTCACGCTGGCGCTGCGGGTGCTGCCCAAGCGGCCCAAGGCCACGCTGCTGTCCGTGCTGCACAGCCGGTTCGCGAGGGTGGTGACGCACCCGCTCTACGCGTACGCGATCTTCGTGATCAACCCGTTCGTCCTGTACTTCACCGGGCTCTACCGGGTCAGCCTGGAGAACTCGTTCGTCCACGAGCTGGTCCACCTGCACTTCCTGGCGACCGGCTGCCTTTTCTTCTGGCCGCTGCTGGGGCTGGACCCGCTGCCGAACCGCTGGCCGTACCCGGGACGCGCGCTGCTGATGCTGCTCTCCGTGCCGTTCCACACCGTGCTCGGGCTGACGATCATGCAGAGCACCACGCTGCTGGGCGGCGACTGGTACCCGAACCGGGGCCTGACCTGGATCGATCCGTACACGGACCAGAAGACGGCCGGCGGCATCCTGTGGGCCGGCGGCGAGATCGTCAGCGTCACCATGCTCGGCGTGCTGATCCTGCAGTGGATCCGCCAGCAGGAGCGTGAGGCCCGCCGAGTGGACCGGCAGCTCGACCGCGAGGAGGCCGCGGCGGCCCGGGCCGGCCAAGATCAAGATCAGGAACCGGCCGAGGGTACGGGCGAGATCAGGCGTGCCGGGGCATCCCCTTCCGGCGGCTGA
- the trpD gene encoding anthranilate phosphoribosyltransferase, which yields MGERTWPNLLSALLRADELSTEDTWWAMNEIVTGNATPAQVAGFAVALRAKGETPAELSGLVDAMLANAVPVTLPEEIRTGAVDIVGTGGDRAHTVNISTMAAVVVAAAGVPVVKHGNRAASSSCGAADLLEHLGIPLDLGPAGVARTVREAGIGFCFAARFHPGFRFVGPPRRELGVPTAFNFLGPLTNPARPTAGAVGCFDTRMAPVMAGVFAARGDSVLVMRGEDGLDEFSTAAPTRVWVAAGGTVTEQVIDAVELGLPRSGPGDLRGGDVAFNGAAARRFFAGETGPVRDAVLLNAAAGLAARTVGAGDVREALSEGLKRAAEAVDSGATESLLAKWVDAATTAKAAE from the coding sequence ATGGGCGAACGGACCTGGCCGAATCTGCTCTCCGCACTGCTGCGAGCCGACGAGCTGTCCACCGAGGACACCTGGTGGGCGATGAACGAGATCGTCACGGGGAACGCGACGCCCGCGCAGGTGGCCGGCTTCGCCGTGGCGCTGCGGGCCAAGGGTGAGACGCCGGCCGAGCTGTCCGGCCTGGTCGACGCGATGCTGGCGAACGCGGTGCCGGTGACGCTGCCGGAGGAGATCAGGACCGGCGCGGTGGATATCGTCGGCACCGGCGGCGACCGCGCGCACACGGTGAACATCTCGACGATGGCCGCGGTCGTGGTGGCCGCGGCCGGTGTGCCGGTGGTCAAGCACGGCAACCGGGCCGCCTCCTCCTCGTGCGGCGCGGCCGACCTGCTGGAACACCTCGGCATCCCGCTCGACCTGGGGCCGGCCGGCGTGGCCCGGACCGTGCGCGAGGCCGGCATCGGCTTCTGCTTCGCGGCCCGGTTCCACCCCGGTTTCCGGTTCGTCGGCCCGCCGCGGCGTGAGCTGGGCGTGCCGACCGCGTTCAACTTCCTCGGCCCGCTGACCAACCCGGCGCGGCCGACCGCGGGCGCGGTGGGCTGCTTCGACACCCGGATGGCGCCGGTGATGGCCGGGGTGTTCGCCGCACGCGGCGACTCGGTGCTGGTCATGCGCGGCGAGGACGGGCTGGACGAGTTCAGCACCGCCGCGCCGACCCGGGTCTGGGTCGCGGCCGGCGGCACCGTCACCGAGCAGGTCATCGACGCGGTGGAGCTGGGCCTGCCCCGCTCCGGCCCGGGCGACCTGCGCGGCGGCGACGTGGCGTTCAACGGTGCGGCCGCGCGGCGCTTCTTCGCCGGTGAGACCGGCCCGGTCAGGGACGCCGTGCTGCTCAACGCGGCCGCGGGCCTGGCCGCCCGCACCGTGGGGGCCGGTGACGTGCGGGAGGCGCTCAGCGAGGGCCTGAAGCGGGCCGCCGAGGCCGTCGACTCCGGCGCCACCGAGTCCTTGCTGGCCAAGTGGGTCGACGCCGCCACCACTGCCAAGGCCGCCGAATAA
- a CDS encoding cytochrome c oxidase subunit 4: MKAEYRMFGGVALFLFFAAALYGFWTQGDSDAGQLEWVGTVALILSGLLCSMCAGFFWFVSRRIDPRPEDRADAEIAEGAGEVGFFSPGSYWPFGLALSCALTALGLVFFMWWLIGIGLIAVIFSACGLLFEYYSGTRRPVEF; this comes from the coding sequence ATGAAGGCTGAATATCGGATGTTCGGCGGTGTCGCCCTCTTCCTCTTCTTCGCGGCCGCGCTCTACGGGTTCTGGACCCAGGGCGACTCGGACGCGGGCCAGCTGGAGTGGGTCGGCACGGTCGCGCTGATCCTCTCCGGCCTGCTCTGCTCGATGTGCGCCGGCTTCTTCTGGTTCGTCTCGCGGCGCATCGACCCGCGCCCGGAGGACCGGGCGGACGCGGAGATCGCCGAGGGCGCGGGCGAGGTCGGCTTCTTCAGCCCGGGCAGCTACTGGCCGTTCGGCCTGGCGCTCTCCTGCGCGCTGACCGCGCTGGGCCTGGTCTTCTTCATGTGGTGGCTGATCGGCATCGGCCTGATCGCGGTGATCTTCTCCGCGTGCGGCCTGCTGTTCGAGTACTACTCCGGTACCCGCCGGCCGGTCGAGTTCTAG